Genomic segment of Apium graveolens cultivar Ventura chromosome 7, ASM990537v1, whole genome shotgun sequence:
TATTCCTAAAATTGGAAATAAAGCTTCTGTTCCGTTCCTCTCAAGAGATATTTTAGAGGAAAAGGACGATGCAGTGAAGAAGGGTCTTAAAGATGAGGATGTAGTTCCGAGAGATAGGATTAAAATTTCCAAACCCCAAAAGAAAAATAGTCCTTCTGATACAGACAGTGACAGTAGCCTTGAGCAGGTGAAGAGGAGTAAAAAGAAATATGAGAAAATCCGGGCTAGTCATCGTGACGATAGTTCTTCTGACTCCGATTCTGACTCTGGAAGTGGTGGTGGACATGCAAAACGTAATCGGAAGAATCATCACAATACTAGACAGTCAAGTGATTCTGATGATAAATCTGACCCAGGTGTTCGAAATACAAGCCGAAAATCATCACAGAAGCACAAGAAGAGTAGAAGGCATGATAGTGATGATTCTGATTCCGATTCTGACTCCGGGAGTGGAGGTCGACATGCAAAACATAATCGGAAGAAGCATCACAATACTAGGCAGTCAAGTGATTCAGATGAGAAATCTGACCCAGGTGTTCGAAATGTAAGCCGGAAATCATCACAGAAGCTCAAGAATAGAAGGCATGACAGTGATGATTCTGACTATGCTGATGAGATTGATGATAAATTGCGTTGGAGAGGTGGTATAGATAATGAGAGGTATCGTCGTGATGAAACACCTGAACGTGTGCCTCACAAGGTGAAACTGGTTTCTAGGAGCAGACGGAGTGATTCGGAGCATGATTCTGATTCTGATAGTAGGGTGGATTATAAAAAAAAGCAAGTTGAGTCAAAGAATGCAGGTTATAAGGAAGAGCATAAAAAGAAGCAAGTGGAGTTGAGGAATGCGGGAAAAAGTGATTATATTCCTGGTGGAGATAGAAGAAAAATCGAGGATGAGCAAGATCACAATGAAAGAAAGCATAACATAGTTGAAGTtaatgagagagagagaaaaagaaagaacAACAGAGATGAAGATGATGAGAGAGAAAGAAAGCACAGGAGAGGTGAAGATGATAAAGGGGATCGAAGACAAATTAAGGGCGAAGAAGAACGGCAAGGAAAAAAACACAAAAGAGATGACGAAGAAGAGGATAATAAGTATGACACTAGCAAGGAGCATTATCGTGGTAGAGATGAAAGGCAGGAGGAGGAAAGGCATGATAATAGAAGCCTCCAGAAAGAGAGATCAAATCATCCATACAAGAGAGCTAGACATGATGATTCTGGACCTATGGAGAGGTCACATGACAATGATAGGCGCGGTGATGGGCGCGGTGAGGATAGGCGTGGTGATGGGCGCGATGATGATAGGCGTGGTGATGGGCTCAATGATGATAGGCGTGGGGAGGATAGGCGTGTTGATGTGCGTGAAGATAGAGGCCGCGGTAGTGGTAGGCGTGAAGATAGAGGCCGTGGTAGTGGTAGGCGTGAAGATAGAGGCCGCGGCGGTGATAGGCGTGAAGAGAGAGGCGGCGGTGATAGGCGTGAAGATAGAGGCAGCGGTGATGGGCGTGAAGATAGAGGCCGTGGTGGTGATAGGCGTGAAGAGAGAGGCGGTGGTGATAGGCGTGAAGAGAAAGGCGGGGGTGATAGGCGTGAAGAGAAAGGCGGGGGTGATAGGCGTGAAGATAGAGGTGGCAGTGGTGATAGGCGGTCTAGACGCTAATGCTTGATATCAGAGCTTCCGGCCTTATGTTTACCTGCCTGGGTGCACAAGTGACTGTTGCTTGTCCGTGTTAAAGAAAATCAGCTTTAATTTTGTGAAATAAGTTTTCAAGTGCTACACGTATCTGGATCTTTCCTAAAGCTTGTGTGTTTCTTTTATGTGAACTGTATTCCCGGAATAATTTGTTGGACTTTGCGAAGGTTTCTATTTGGACTATGAATGGCCTGTTCTAGTTTTTGAGTATAAATTATCtgattacaaagattgatgaGTTGAGGACCTTGCAATGCTCGGTCTTCTGTATTGAAACTAGATCTTTGTTTTCTAGGAGACCAGCATGGAGTCCAGTACTTGTATGACATTTTAGTGCAACTATATTTTTTGGACATCAAAACGGGATTGAAAATTATGGGCCTGTTATTACAACTAAAGTTCACATGAAAGCACATCTAAATTGGTCACCAGTTTATATGTCTTTCCATTTGTAAAGCAAAAGAAAGTTATTGGATTTTCTTAATCACAATCTGGAAAATAACCAAACAGCATGTATTGATTACTTTTTGCGGcttgaaaataattttgaatGCTGAGAACCTTCTAATTTTAGCCAGATACCTGCTCCTGATGTGTTATACAGGCTACTGTGAAAAAACTGATACTCTGATTCTATacatataaaattttattaatgTATTTATGTTTAATATGCAGTACTATAAAAATCACAATCGAGAACACAGAGGAATTTTATGTAAACTGCTATTTAATCGATAATCTAATTTGCAATGTTCCAAAGTTAAACATATTTGAGGTGTAGAACGCCAATTTATATTGTTTCATTTTGGATactaaataatttataataatagGCCTCAGAAGCGTGGGCTGGGCCGGTGAGAGAACCGGTTATTGATCAAAGCATTCAAGTTCCGTTCTGGGAGTTTCAGGAATTCCCTCCCTCCAACCGGTTATTGAATAAAGCATTCAAGGTCCGAATTCTGGGAGGTTCAGAAATTTCCCCTCCCCCCTCACTCTAGGTTGAAGTGTCACTAGTTTAATCAGCATGATACCGGTTGGGATGTCCGAAAAACACACATATCCTACCGAAATAAATAGAGTTTTTAGTTTTAGTACCTTGTTAAATTTTGGGACAGGTTGAGTTTACAATAGATATCCAAAAGAGCTGCACACACACGCACACGCACTAGAACAACATCATCATCaacaaaaatcaaaaaaaaaatacCAAGCCAACCAAAACACTACAAACAAATAAACTCTATAATATGGAAGATGATCACTTCAATGATGATGCTAAGAAGAGATTTGTGCGCATGCTGTCTATGCAATATATATGAAATCTTGAAGATTTTCTAGCTTCACAATCATCATCTACCAATTATTATATGCATTTTTGAATCATGATAAACATACACTTATTTCTATTACTCTATCTTCCCCACCTTTAACAACCTAAGAgcttgatttttttttctttataAACTGTTCCATTTCTTTCTATTACATTAACAACTCCTATCTTTTTAATCTACTCTTTCATCATTGGTATCTACCATCACTATCCTTCATCAACTTGTTCCTTTTTTATATTGTGTAAAAGGGGTGTGAACTGATTTAAATCATGCCTCTTTGTCGTCTGTATCACTccaataatttaattattaaatttcgAGTTAGATCTTTAACCGAAAAAATCATCATGTGCCCTATCATCTTTAAGTTGTATAGAAATTAAGATCTTCATGCAGGGGTAAATTTAAACGATTTGTGGAataattgttctccgtgtttcCGTCCTAATACGTGTAAGAATACTCGTTCTCCGTATTCCTGTCCTAAAATGTTCATAACCGACCCCTATTATTTATGACTGAGTTAAAAGGTCAGATATTCATGGCCGACCAGTGTTGGTCGGTAATGATATTATTTATGACCAAGTTAGATGGTCGGTTGTTTTTAGTCAGTTATGACTACCTTTTCCGACCATTTCAGCTGGTCAGAAATGTTCGTTTTTCTTGTAACGTGTGTTATTCATGGAACGTGATCCTCGTTAAATTCTTACATAATTGACACTGCTAGTATATGCTGATATGCAGTGATACCAATACCATCAACTAGAAGTTGGATATTTATTACATACACAGACTCTTAAGCAAGTGGGAGTACAACTAGGGAAAAAAGAATCAAAGCACAAGGCACGGGTGTGGGTTATGCTgtctccaaatctgaagcttcctCCCTCTCTTATTGCTCATATGTAGTCGCTCTCCAACTCCACGTCCTCCCACCCAGTGGTTCCTATCAACAGTTCGTTATGTACAGAGCCGTTCCTGAAATTTCTTAGATTCTTTGCGATGAATAATTTGGGACCGATTTACAGGAGACAACAATTTATTTACGAGGACCACTTACATTGACTCAATACTAGTCGGTATAAGATCCTTTTGGGATATTCACTGACATTTTAAGATTTTAGATGTACCAattacttaacatggtatcagaacTCGATTTAGGAGGAGGCTCAGTTCGAGCCATTTGAATATTTGTTTGTATGTTTGCCGATCGGGAC
This window contains:
- the LOC141672636 gene encoding uncharacterized protein LOC141672636; translation: MYNGIGLQTARGSGTNGYIQTNKFFVRPKSNKLDPKGFDSNQGTAGLSKKPNKDILEHDRKRQIQLKLVVLEDKLIDQGYSDEEVAVKVDEARRMLEAADKAEREGGGSAVVVHEKRVSDTQTHQIAARKEKQMETLKAALGIRSPGKNQKKPGNHSDDEESDDDEKLETIPKIGNKASVPFLSRDILEEKDDAVKKGLKDEDVVPRDRIKISKPQKKNSPSDTDSDSSLEQVKRSKKKYEKIRASHRDDSSSDSDSDSGSGGGHAKRNRKNHHNTRQSSDSDDKSDPGVRNTSRKSSQKHKKSRRHDSDDSDSDSDSGSGGRHAKHNRKKHHNTRQSSDSDEKSDPGVRNVSRKSSQKLKNRRHDSDDSDYADEIDDKLRWRGGIDNERYRRDETPERVPHKVKLVSRSRRSDSEHDSDSDSRVDYKKKQVESKNAGYKEEHKKKQVELRNAGKSDYIPGGDRRKIEDEQDHNERKHNIVEVNERERKRKNNRDEDDERERKHRRGEDDKGDRRQIKGEEERQGKKHKRDDEEEDNKYDTSKEHYRGRDERQEEERHDNRSLQKERSNHPYKRARHDDSGPMERSHDNDRRGDGRGEDRRGDGRDDDRRGDGLNDDRRGEDRRVDVREDRGRGSGRREDRGRGSGRREDRGRGGDRREERGGGDRREDRGSGDGREDRGRGGDRREERGGGDRREEKGGGDRREEKGGGDRREDRGGSGDRRSRR